The Arachis duranensis cultivar V14167 chromosome 9, aradu.V14167.gnm2.J7QH, whole genome shotgun sequence genomic sequence aatagcatgaaaaattaaagaaaaaaatataattaataaatttaattttaaaaaattatgtatctGAAGTACGTAGTGTCAGTTTTCTTTATTATAAGtggttcaatttttaaattctgttaaacccattttttaataaaaaagaaacagagACAAAGGACTtggatactaaaaaaaattggatactAAACCTGTGCATCTCGATTATATGTTGGTCTTTGTTGATGACATAATTTCGtttatatcattattattattattattattattattattattattattattattattattattgtaaaataGGAAGAAAGAATTGGATACCAAAATTTCGTATCCCCATTATATATTGGTAtagatataaattttattttttattataaaatcataataaaaaacTTTAATATAAGAGTACTTTTTGTCGTTAGTCTTATATgacatcattttttttatttttttttacaaatatataaaaattatatattacgttatatattatattggacggcgaaaataaaatatattgaaaatgaaatatattaaagaaatattattattagttattgaccattaattttttaagaaaaaattttatagatGAATCATGTCTAAAAAATTTGGAATGTTAACTTTTAAATTCATATATGATTAATATGTTTTTTGATTAAGAAAGATACTGTTTGGATGGTAAACCATGTAtagtaatattaatttaattaattttgttacaaaatattaatgataaaatagcaaccaattatgttatttttatttttgtacctGTGGCAGTTCTATTGCCATGCACTTCCATTCCTGcatttttaaaatgtaaaatataattattaagaactaattcaatttataacaataaaatttaaatgatgTTGTCGTGTTACCTGTAACAGATTGATGATAAGCGGTAGATCTGGCCATTTGTCTAATTGTAGTCAATCTGGCTACCCCTATGTTTGTAGTTTGTCGGGCACCTCAATCTGGCTACCCCTATGTTTGTAGTTTGTCGGGCacctccaccagtgtttggcaTTGAAGTTGTCTCAGTTGATATGACAACTTGTTTTCCTTGTCGAATCATCTCCCGATAACTTGCACGTCTTCTAGCCAGGTATTGTTGTCTCTGTTCTTCGGTCATATTCTGTCTTCTTCGCCTAGCATAATCTGTCCAACTGGGTCGACGTTGACGTGGCTGTGAATTTCGTGAAGTTTCCATTTTTATTTGTCAGAAAGATAGGAATAATATGCAGAGAAAAAACGTTTGTGAGAGCACGAtttaaaggaaaagagtctCTTAAGAGTTGTGAGAGCACGAtttaaaggaaaagagtctCTTAAGAGTTGATAGTGAGTTAGTTTTTAAAGTGAGTACGTAGTAGTAGCAGTTTTTTACAGTTTTAAAATATATCGTGGATTGATGGGAATCAGTTTGACATTCTACCATGGAGTAAATTATTTCcttgataaaaaataagaaaaatggaGGACGTAGTAACAgttttttatatattgaatcggtgtctaaataaaaaaataaacagggataaaatagtaagaaaaaattgggtaccaaatttttttattcctatTATACGTTGGTATATTGTATATATtggtataaatttaattaatgagTACACTTTTATCtgtaaattttgtttaaaaagtaaatattggacaaaaaaaatatgtaaaccatgtgttgtaaaatttattatttcgatACTTTAAATACTATTGTCccattgaaataaaataaatatattttatatactatCAGTTATTGTACTATAATGATATATTGatcacttataaaaaaattatacataaaaaatcacaaataattaatattttgttgacgtaatttatttatttatattattattatgattgtagtataatgttatttatattaattatttattttttaataatttttataaattatcatgaataattatagataaaaatacatttaataaatttaatttcaaaatattatgtCTTTTGAGTACGTGGTTTCAGTTTCATTTAATAGAAATAGTTCAGTTTTTAAGTTTTGTCATGAGTCAAAAAAGAAACAGGGATAAAATAGGAAGAAAGATTTGGATACCAAACTTTCATATCCCATTATATATTGGTATAGATTTCATTAAAGAGTATTctgttatatataatttttttaagttaaacaataaacataaaaaatatataaaccgtatatattaattttattatacaaTACCAACTAattatgttattataaaaatatattggtATAGATTACTTGTAACTAtacaaatattaatataaaaatatgactCAAAATGATTAATAAAATGTTTTCTATTATAAGGTTAACTCTTTGGGTagatgttttttaaaataataaaatatttatttgaaaatgcTTATATTTATTGTTAAATATTTATAACTCATGGGCTAATAGAGAATTTACCAAATGTACTTAATTAAGTAGTTTTAGTTTACAAAGTCAGGggtaaaataggaaaataaatttagatacaATATATATCGTTGTttattgtgtttaatttttatattattaaaagataagtATTTTAACTCCTTTCATTATTAAAGGGAGCAGTTTGATTTTAATCCATTCACGATTGAGAGTGTAGGAGTTATATAACACCAAACATACTTGAGTAGGTAGTTTTACTTTACAAAAATAGGagtaaaataggaaaataaattTGGATACCAAACTCCCCTATCcgctttatatattgttatagatatattgttatagatattTGGCTTAAGTATTCTTTAAAAgttgtagaaaataaaaagtaagtaatttttaaaattttttaaaatttaaacaactGTTATAATAAAAatggatataaaaaattaaaataatatattattaaattcaaaagttgattaaaaactaaaatttaaagaataaataatattttttttaaaatgacaaaTTAGTCTTATTACTTAGGTGTAAAGTTTAGataatctaattatttaattatttttaaaaaattgagaagTAACTACTGAATTAGCACTCCAAAATTTagacaaaataatcaaattaatttttcatattttgattaattaaatgtcaatttttttatgaacttttttttaagttttttaaaattagaaatgagATTTGAAATTGTCTTCTTTAGGTgagtataaaaaattatgttttttgaACTCTAAAACATTAATTTTGTGAACACTTTTACTTATACACCTTAACaactatttatattttctgtCACCTTTATCAAGtaaaatcaaagtaataaaatcaaattaacaaTTATCCTACACTGCATTCATTTACATATATGTTGTGGgataaaaatagaatagaaCATTCAAATCAATCCTAAAAATTAACATGAGTGACATTTATAAAGTTTaggaattaaataaaaataattaaaattttaaagattaaactaaaatttgtGTACAAATTTAGAGACTAAATTATGTATTATCTCTATTATTATTgtgtaataatttataaatatatataggaAACAGAAAATGTTTATCCACAATGTNNNNNNNNNNNNNNNNNNNNNNNNNNNNNNNNNNNNNNNNNNNNNNNNNAATGTTAGTATTTAATGTAATGATAActttataaaagaataaatattattatttttattttgataatgtttttttttaataaatttatgtaaatatacaataaaaagaattatatgtAAAATGACATCATcaaaacttaaataatattgttattttcttttaaaaatttacatcaaattaaactactttttttttttttggatcatACACACTCACACACTTATTTATACACACTAAAGGTTCTATTACAATTCAGCTACAGCTGGTATTGCAACCTGGGATGCGGCTAATGGGCTATTACGAGGCTAACATATTGGCTTGGTACAATGTCTCTGCCACATCAAATGAAACTAATTTTGTGCTAAAACGTTTACCCTACCACTAGATGGGCTTTCAAAAAGGATATACAAAAGAAAGCCCAATTAAATCCATGTAATTGGACTTCAAGTGAAATATTAAATTGAGTTGGGTTTTTCTTTACTTTGGCCCATGTATGTTTCTTACAATTTCCGTAGATGtcgttctctctctctctctctctctctctcttcgaaTTGCGGATTCTCCCTCATCCACCAATCCATGTATCTGTATTTATTGACTGTATCTATTTCAAATCTAAAATCAGAATATTCGAATTTCACCGCTTCGAAACCCTTCCGTTTATCACTTTATCCCCAAATTTTGAAATCCAAATAATCTTCGCTGTCCTCAAGTAATCTCTCCTAAGTCTTCATCTCAGCACCAAGCAATCTTCGTCGTCTTCATTTCTCTGGTACACTTCAattccttctttctctcttgtTTCTGCACTTCTTTCTCTCTCGTTTTCTGCATTCGTGCTTCGCTTTCTCTCTTGTTTTCGCTTCAAAATTCTGGTTGTTGACTTGTTTGTAAGAGATCTTCCTGCACTTTTCACGCATTTGTTTTTTGTCATGAATTTTTTCGAATTTGCttgtgatttattattttgCTTATCTCTGCTTTCAAAGCCACTAGGCAAAGACGGAATCTAGGGTTTGTAGCTGTAGTTCACATCATTTGAAGATAATTCACTATGAAGTTCCTCGAGTGTCCTTCCTTGGATCGGTAATTGTGGTTTCAAACGAATTTGAGTTGAATTGTGGGATTTTATTACATAATTTTGGTATATTGTAAGCGTCTCGTGAAACTTGTCCAGGCTTAACGATTTCTTTGGTGATTTGAATTTGGGAGAACGTACTATAAGAGGATGCCTTGAAGCTTATACTTGTAAGGACTAATTAGTGACTTTTAAGTTTCAACAGAATTgattttggatttggatttggatttgCTCTCTGGGTTTGGGTTAGTAATAGTAATTAACAacctattttcttttaataattccGTAGGCAAACATGCTGGAACAGATAAAAAACTCTCTATCAGTTTGGAGAATGAGGTAAATGACTCTGATAAAGTTGGGTTGTGGTAATAGGATCTTTTTTTACAATTTgttcatagaatatttttttaaaactgcTTCAATTTCAGATGCTTGAACTTATTGAGAAATCATCTAGCCCTGATTCTCCCCCGCCGGATGACATGTTATTAACCAGATCCAGGTGGCCTTTACTGTGTGGAGAGGTTTCATAAATTGTATATACCAATTAAGTGCTTCCTTTTTACATGTTCTAATTATGTTTTCTTTCCAGTCGAAGGACATTGATTTACCTTATTCTTACCCTGTATCACATGTATCCGGACTATGACTTCAGGTATCTCAGTATCTTGTGAcgtataaaaatatgataaaggGGTTATGGGTAATGCTACTGTCAGCTTAGTTGGCGACATGGCAACCCACTATATAATccttttgtcatttttttctttttgggagTGTTGTCAAAAGGCTTGACAGACAGTTCATAAAACTGTTGCTCTTGGAGCTGAGAGTTCAAGTCTCTCCATTTCCCAAGTCTTTTTTccggtcttttctttggttgtttTTACCTTGTTAAACTTCTAAACTGAGTGTCTCTGTTGTtgcattctttaatttttcttataataCCATACACCTGTAATGGTTTTTAGTGCAGTCAAAGCTCACCAGTTTTTCACAGAGGAATCATGGGACAGTTTTAAGCTTATCTTTGACACCTACATGTTTGAAGCCTCAAAGGTACTATGATTGATACTGTCTATTTCTTGTTTTAAGTGttactttttacttttgtaTTACTTGCAGCCGTGGTGTTTTGTGTCCCCACATCTTTAATGTCTGGGATTGTGATGTTTGGGCAGGTTGTAAAATATATGGTCTCTACAAATTCAAGATTTCATTTTTATGACATTGTAGATCCCAGAGCGTGTTTGATGGTCTTGTCTAGATGCACCTAATGATCTTAATTGTGCAAcgttaaatttcaaaatatattctttcctaattatgtttatttatatatcaCAATTAACACACTATTTATTCCTAGATTTTAAACATGAACTAATCAACAAAACAGTTTGATCATTAGATAACAACAGTAGTAATTATATCAATAATTTAACACATTGGTatatagtaatattttttattgttctatATATCATTTCTTCatcaattttgaaaatgaaaaaaaaaactgaggTTGAAATTGGAAAGTCATAAATATTGTCAAGTCCCACTGCTTTTTGTTTGGCATCTTAGGATCTCAGGGGTTAGAAAAGGCTAAACATATTAATGCAGACAATGAACATCTtagctgttgttgttgttagcaATAGTGATTACTTTTGGTATAGTGGTTTCCTTTCCTTGGTTTTGATTAACTTGTCAAAACTGCAGGAATGGGATGAAACTGTTGGGGATGTTTCTCTACTGGACACCTTGTACATGGCTCTTGATGAGGTGAATTACGATTGTTTCCGAACGTGAATGTTGGTGATCCCAAAAGGCATTTTTTTGATACCTTGTCTTGCAGGTTGTGAAGTTAGGGGATTGTGAAATTTATGGTTATGTTCCTGACTCCGAAGCTGATCCGTTAGTGGAAAAAGGAGCAATGTAAATTATCATCACAAGCGAAAAATTAAAACTGTAACCTCATTCATTTTACCTGTTATATATTATTCTGATAATTTTCTTATCTATTTTCTGTAGATGGTCCTTTAATTTCCTCTTTTACAATAGAAAGCTAAAACGGATCGTGACTTTCCGCTTCAGTTGTTTTAGGTGGGATTTCATATTCTCTTTCAATTGTCTGGAACtactttttactttttgtttgcATCTTATTCAGCCTTACAACAATGCTGTTTCTGGCAGTAACTTGGTTGCTGATGGATTTCTTATGGATGGAGTACTCAACGAGGATGATGATGAAATATTTGCTGACATGGATATATGAGACAACACTGCACGTGTTATGCTAGTTTATCAAGACCCCCTTGACGTCCTATGTGTTTATCTGATCAGTTTCCAGTTCTCGTGTTTAGTTCTGTAAAATAAAGCAAATCTATGTGAAGCTTGAGTAGTAGATCTAGCATTTGTATCATCTTATGTGCATATTGTAGAGTTAGTATATATGTGTGTCGTCCTCTTATATGCACATAGATTCCGAATCTGAATCGAGTTGTTTGTAGATAACTAATCGTAGTTAGCACATCTCTGGCAAATAACAGACACTTCCTTGGTTGGAAGTGGAGCAACGATCGTTGGATATTTGTTTATCTTCTTCTGAAAAGGATGCTTTCTTTGTTCACCTTGGATATTTGTTTATATTCTGATAACTTGTATCCgtttcaagcatttttcatGCACAAGTAAAAGCAGGACAACATTTATTGCACATTGTGGCAGTGGTGCAACTGTGTTTTGTTAGGGGGTAGtgatgtaaaattattttgtttaatagaaacgaaatgggttggtgcaaaggttagggagttggattcttctggtttcaaactttggtatacaggaaaggtgaagaataggaatggagttggaataattgtggataagcagtggaagaaggacgtagttgatgtcaagagggtgggagatcggatcatctctatcaaacttgtggtggagggaggtgctttccatgtgattagcgcctatgcaccgtaagtgggttcggacgaacaacacaagataaggttttgggaggatctagagagtttggttcaaggcatatctttgggagataagattttcttaggaggagatttaaatggccatgttgggagagaagtgactggatatgggagtattcacggaggccatggtttcggggtgatcaatgccgagggtaaaactattttggacttttcctNNNNNNNNNNNNNNNNNNNNNNNNNNNNNNNNNNNNNNNNNNNNNNNNNNNNNNNNNNNNNNNNNNNNNNNNNNNNNNNNNNNNNNNNNNNNNNNNNNNNNNNNNNNNNNNNNNNNNNNNNNNNNNNNNNNNNNNNNNNNNNNNNNNNNNNNNNNNNNNNNNNNNNNNNNNNNNNNNNNNNNNNNNNNNNNNNNNNNNNNNNNNNNNNNNNNNNNNNNNNNNNNNNNNNNNNNNNNNNNNNNNNNNNNNNNNNNNNNNNNNNNNNNNNNNNNNNNNNNNNNNNNNNNNNNNNNNNNNNNNNNNNNNNNNNNNNNNNNNNNNNNNNNNNNNNNNNNNNNNNNNNNNNNNNNNNNNNNNNNNNNNNNNNNNNNNNNNNNNNNNNNNNNNNNNNNNNNNNNNNNNNNNNNNNNNNNNNNNNNNNNNNNNNNNNNNNNNNNNNNNNNNNNNNNNNNNNNNNNNNNNNNNNNNNNNNNNNNNNNNNNNNNNNNNNNNNNNNNNNNNNNNNNNNNNNNNNNNNNNNNNNNNNNNNNNNNNNNNNNNNNNNNNNNNNNNNNNNNNNNNNNNNNNNNNNNNNNNNNNNNNNNNNNNNNNNNNNNNNNNNNNNNNNNNNNNNNNNNNNNNNNNNNNNNNNNNNNNNNNNNNNNNNNNNNNNNNNNNNNNNNNNNNNNNNNNNNNNNNNNNNNNNNNNNNNNNNNNNNNNNNNNNNNNNNNNNNNNNNNNNNNNNNNNNNNNNNNNNNNNNNNNNNNNNNNNNNNNNNNNNNNNNNNNNNNNNNNNNNNNNNNNNNNNNNNNNNNNNNNNNNNNNNNNNNNNNNNNNNNNNNNNNNNNNNNNNNNNNNNNNNNNNNNNNNNNNNNNNNNNNNNNNNNNNNNNNNNNNNNNNNNNNNNNNNNNNNNNNNNNNNNNNNNNNNNNNNNNNNNNNNNNNNNNNNNNNNNNNNNNNNNNNNNNNNNNNNNNNNNNNNNNNNNNNNNNNNNNNNNNNNNNNNNNNNNNNNNNNNNNNNNNNNNNNNNNNNNNNNNNNNNNNNNNNNNNNNNNNNNNNNNNNNNNNNNNNNNNNNNNNNNNNNNNNNNNNNNNNNNNNNNNNNNNNNNNNNNNNNNNNNNNNNNNNNNNNNNNNNNNNNNNNNNNNNNNNNNNNNNNNNNNNNNNNNNNNNNNNNNNNNNNNNNNNNNNNNNNNNNNNNNNNNNNNNNNNNNNNNNNNNNNNNNNNNNNNNNNNNNNNNNNNNNNNNNNNNNNNNNNNNNNNNNNNNNNNNNNNNNNNNNNNNNNNNNNNNNNNNNNNNNNNNNNNNNNNNNNNNNNNNNNNNNNNNNNNNNNNNNNNNNNNNNNNNNNNNNNNNNNNNNNNNNNNNNNNNNNNNNNNNNNNNNNNNNNNNNNNNNNNNNNNNNNNNNNNNNNAACATCctatgaaaagttaaaagttttaagtatctcgggtgcatcatacaggataatggagagattgaacatgatgtaaatcataggatccaagcaggttggtcaaaatggcggagtgcatctggttttatatgcgacaaaaaagtgcctttaaaacttaaaggtaaattctatcgcaccgctataagaccggcgatgctgtatggtacggagtgttgggcggctaaaggggagcacgaacataagctgagtgtggcagagatgaagatgttgagatggatgagtggtcatacgcgattggataaaataaggaatgaagatataagggagagagttggagtagcacccattgtggaaaagatggttgaatcgcgtctcaggtggtttggacatgtgagaagaagaccgatagaacatccagtcaggagggtggatgagatggaagatggacaaagggcgaaaggcagaggaagacctaagaagaccatccatgaggtggtcagacgagatctacatgtaaacggtctcactgtagacatgatacatgacagagcacaatggcgtcgtttgattcatgtagccgactccacttagtgggacaaggctttgttgttgttgttgttgtaataGAAACCTCTCATATACATTCGGCCATGTTATTTCGTTGAGAAAAGTATATAGGCGATAGTAAACGTGTCCTTCAGCATAgtttaactaaaattattttatttccttataCTTAtgtttttttcatgtttagtGCATCTGAGATGTAGCACGACATTTACGTTGTTTACATTTTCTGATGTCTACTTAGTGGAAAATAACATGCATGCTTTGCTTTAtccctttttcctttttgtcaTCTCTTTTCACTATATATGTCCTTAGCGTAGCACTACCATTTACGCATTAAATGAAAAAGATACGATTAAGAATCTTCGACCAATTAGCATAGTTGGTTATGTATAAGGTGATCTCTAAGGTATTAGTCAGGAGAATGAGATTAGTTATGTTAGACCTAGTTGGAGAGATGCAGAGTGTATTTGTCAAAGGTTGAAAAATACATTATGGGGTTCTTATTgcaagtaaaattatatattggctaaaaatgaaaaaaaaaaggaagtagCAATAATCAAACTGGACTTTTAAAAGGCTTACAACAGGGTCAAATAGAACTTTGTGGACATTGTTATGCAGAAAATGGGTTTGAGGCGAAGGTGGAGAGAGTGGGTTATGAAGTGCGTAGGCACAACTTCTATGTTGGTCTTGATAAATGGCTCACCAACTAAGCCGTTCAAGATGGAAAGAGGTATGAGACAAGGTGATCCCTTATCTCCATTCTTGTTTGTACTTGTTGTTGATGTACTACATAGAATGATTGGGGAGACAGTTAGAAATGGCCGGATATTCCCTTTATTTGTTGGGAGAGATAACATAGAATTGTCACACCTTCAGTTTGCCAATGACACTATCTTGTTCTGTCCACCAGAGGAGGAGACTATTAAGAACTACAAGAGGCTCCTACGATGTTTTGAGTTGATGTCGGAGCTTAGCATCAACTTCGATAAATCTAGCTTGATCCTAATCAATTGTGAACATTAGTGGGTTCGAAGTATATGCAACTTGTTAGGGTGCAAGGAAGCTGCTTAGCCGGTCAGATACTTTGGAATTCTTTTAGTAGAGGAAAAGCTCAGCTTATGAAAATTGAAGGTTCTAAACAACGCGGAAAAGTTGGTGCTCATCAAAACAGTATTAAATAACTTACCTGCTTATTATTTAAGCTTATACAAGATGTCGAAAGCTGTGGCAGAAAAACTAATTTCATTACAGAGAAGGTTTTTGTGGAGTAAGAAGGATGGAAGGAAGGGTATGTCTCTGGTTAGTTGGGAAGTAGTCCAAGCTCCGAAGAAGCTAAGGGTTTAGGAGTCGGAGATGTGATGATTCGTAACACCGCACTCTTGTtttaagtggtggtggaggTTCTCTAAGGAGGAGTGTCCGCTATGAAAGAAGGTGGTATGCTCTTGTAATAATCTCTCCCCTAATGAGCTGTTGTCCACCCAGGTTTTACCTACTAGGAGGGTCTCTTGCCTGGTTTGTATTGATAGGTATGGTGAATACAAAGGAGAAGTTGTGTCGGCTAGGAATTGTTAATCAGGGAGATAATTTGTGTGTATTATGTAATAAGGATGTTGAATATGTTCACTGAATTTACTTGACATACAGGTGTGATGTGCTTAATTAGCTGTTTTTGGCAGACAATGATCCTGTCTAGGTACTTTAAAGGAACATTTTTAAAGCTGGCCAGGTGTTACAAGTAGAAAAGAGGAGCATAATAAGTGGTTCATAACTTACTTTGCAGTTGTTTGGAGCGTTTGATtgaaaagaaacagaaaattgTTTCAGAACATAGAAAAAAGTACTGAAGAAATCTTCAACATGTTTCTAATTCACTATAAGGAGTGGAGGTGTGCAAAAATCccttttgttgttgatgacaaTGTTAAAAATGACATCGAAATAACTATTAGTGTGAGAtcttactaaatatttttaagatgttgtttttattttttttttagtttttttgttcTATTTGTGTGTTGAGCTTTccttcatttaaaaaaaaaagtatgtgTCTAATCATCTTGGCTGAGGTTAAGTTTTTTGGATGACATTTGGTATTCTTATGAGTTATGACAACTAATCATATACTTAAACAAAGTCTTATAGGAGGATTGTGCCTACTTGATCTCTATATATATGGCATTTGACATAGGTTAGTGATTTATTTTGCGCCACTTGTTGCAATTTTCCCAAGTTTAGCTTTGATGTAATTGGCTCACACCCCAATTGCCTCGAGTGCTGGCTGCGATTATATTACATGTTCAAATGGCGTATAGAATATGTGCATTCATTATCTAAAAGTAATTTAATCAATATTGAAATAATTTTGTTAgcttttatatatgtatgttagtAACTCTGCATGTCAGTTCTACTAGCTGGCTAGCAAACTTGTTCTTCATAGTGTGGAGACTAAAGCTTTCATTAGAAAGTGGAAAAGtcgaataaattatatattacttgcACATTATCGTCACAAAGCCATCTGCTTCCGAagagtttttactttttaatattgACGTCATTTTATTCAAGATATAAATATCTAacagactttttcttttaaagcaACTTCAATGGTATAAAAACGGAGTCTTTTTTCTGACATGAGACTTTGAAACATTGGAGTGGAAAGGAATTGAGTTCTTTTAATACCAAAGAGGAGAGTCTTTTTACAGAGAAACTCTTACAATCCAATGGAACTTTGATACATgataaattaatcaaaaaaataaattaaaataataattaaattatattaaataattatatctttatttaattaaagatttatattaataaattaaatataatttaattatttaatataattatttaattatttaatataatttttaattaataatttatattaattatttaaatcataattaatataaataattatgctaaattaatattaaatattatttatattgttatattaaattataattaattaaatttgtttacaTAAAAAAAGACTTGATTGAACACATATGTAAATTTTACAATGCTTGTCGTCAACTATAGATCTCCATTATGTTTTTCTTTAGGGTTAAGTATGGTTTTGGTCCCAAAGGTTTTCAGTCAGAATCGAAACCGTCCCTCATCTAATTTTCGATTTAAAATTATCCTTAACATTTTTTTCGAATTAAAAtcgtcttttttatttttttggacaaaaataccctcacTACTACCAACACAATtacctcctccaccaccaccactaccatcACCAACACCAACACTACCGCCACAACCTCCACCAACTGCACCNNNNNNNNNNNNNNNNNNNNNNNNNNNNNNNNNNAAGCACAAATTTAATACAAGCAGAATCAACAAATCAACACAAAGCCAAACCAACAAATTCAAGCACAAAACTAAATCAACATAGAAGCACAAAGccaaataagaaattcaaagcaCAAAGAAGCAGATGCAGAAGGCAGAGACAGCGGCGGACCTCTTCTCCCTTCGCGTTCCCTTCCCCCTTTCCCCGAATAGCAGAGCAGTGGCGGCAGCGAAGAGCGGCGGCAGTAATGAAGACCGGTAGCAGCGGCGaggagagtagaagaagaagaagaagaagaagaagaagaagaaggtggtggtggtgcaGTGCAGTGGTGCGGCGGGGGTGAGGTGCGGGTGATGCGGTGCGGTGTCGGAGGGCGGCAAGGCGGCGGTGCAGTGGTGCGGCGGTCCCCTTCCTTCCCCCTCCCCCCTTTTTCTCGCGCCCCctgctttctttctttccccACCCTCTTCTGGTatccctttctttttttattttattttatatttattttattttattttattaaaataggggtagtttaggaattaaattaaaaattttattaaaaatgacgattttaatatgaaaaaacgttaaggatgattc encodes the following:
- the LOC107464878 gene encoding uncharacterized protein LOC107464878, coding for MKFLECPSLDRLNDFFGDLNLGERTIRGCLEAYTCKHAGTDKKLSISLENEMLELIEKSSSPDSPPPDDMLLTRSSRRTLIYLILTLYHMYPDYDFSAVKAHQFFTEESWDSFKLIFDTYMFEASKEWDETVGDVSLLDTLYMALDEVVKLGDCEIYGYVPDSEADPLVEKGAIWSFNFLFYNRKLKRIVTFRFSCFSNLVADGFLMDGVLNEDDDEIFADMDI